In one Oryzias latipes chromosome 13, ASM223467v1 genomic region, the following are encoded:
- the clptm1 gene encoding cleft lip and palate transmembrane protein 1 isoform X2, which produces MATQESESTKASASNGEVSSNGTPATTDDQTVQTAGNAQDPQQQQQQQQAPNAWQVIKGVLFRIFIIWAISSWFRRGPSTPDPNTPAGAPRLPSRNLFPKDTLMDLYVFISQEEVFSDFNNTDALFWFHRDLVYGDWSTGEDGDGCYQQYKELDIPEKLQHNGSLYMHVYFTKSGFHPDPKRKGQYRRLATVHSTKMLNKFKRRKFLKTKNLLTGETEADPEMIKRAESHGPVEIISHWHPNLTINMVDDHTAWVKGSVPPPLDQYVKFDAVSGDYYPIVYFNDYWNLQKDYYPINETLTKLPLRLNYCPLSLWRWQLYAAQNARSPWNFLPEDTYEQSDEDQDSVKVALLETNPYLLGLTIVVSIVHSIFEFLAFKNDIQFWNSRQSLEGLSVRSIIFGVFQSLVVLLYILDNETNFVVQVSVFIGLLIDLWKITKVMDVRLDRENKIAGVIPRLVFKDKSTYVQSSTKIYDDMAFKYLSWLLYPLFGCYAVYSLLYVEHKGWYSWVLGMLYGFLLTFGFITMTPQLFINYKMKSVAHLPWRMLTYKALNTFIDDLFAFVIKMPMMYRIGCLRDDVVFFIYLYQRWIYRVDPNRVNEFGTSGVDHTQNSTAEAANAVAVMDKPEGEKKND; this is translated from the exons ATGGCGACACAGGAGAGCGAGTCAACTAAGGCTTCTGCGAGCAACGGCGAG GTGAGCAGCAATGGCACTCCTGCAACGACAGATGACCAGACCGTGCAGACAGCAGGAAATGCACAGGaccctcagcagcagcagcagcagcagcaagcgcCTAATGCATGGCAGGTCATTAAAGGAGTTCTCTTTAG GATCTTTATAATCTGGGCCATCAGCAGCTGGTTCCGCCGAGGGCCGTCCACTCCCGAcccaaacacacctgcaggagCCCCCAGATTACCCAGCAGAAACCTCTTTCCCAAAGATACTCTTATG GACCTCTACGTGTTCATATCCCAGGAGGAGGTGTTCTCTGACTTCAACAATACAGATGCCCtgttctggttccacagagacCTCGTCTATGGAGACTGGAGCACAGGGGAGGATGGAGATGGCTGTTACCAGCAGTATAAAGAgttggacatccctgag AAATTGCAGCATAACGGCTCCCTTTACATGCATGTGTACTTCACAAAAAGTGGATTCCACCCAGATCCTAAACGCAAGGGGCAGTATCGCAGACTAGCAACAGTTCATTCAACAAAAA tgCTTAATAAGTTCAAACGGAGGAAGTTCCTCAAAACCAAGAATCTGCTTACAGGCGAGACGGAGGCTGATCCTGAGATGATTaag CGAGCAGAGAGCCATGGTCCAGTGGAGATTATCTCACACTGGCACCCCAATCTCACCATCAACATGGTAGATGATCACACAGCCTGGGTGAAGGGCTCTGTTCCACCCCCTCTAGACCAGT ATGTTAAGTTTGATGCTGTCAGTGGTGACTACTACCCCATCGTGTACTTCAACGACTACTGGAACCTTCAGAAAGACTACTACCCCATCAATGAGACGCTGACCAAATTGCCGCTGCGCCTCAACTACTGCCCGCTGTCCCTGTGGCGCTGGCAGCTTTATGCCGCACAGAATGCACGCTCCCCGTGGAATTTCCTACCTGAGGATACCTATGAGCAGTCAGATGAAGACCAGGACTCTGTTAAG GTTGCTCTTTTGGAAACCAACCCCTACCTACTGGGGCTCACCATTGTTGTCTCCATAGTGCACAGCATCTTTGAATTTCTGGCCTTCAAGAACG ATATCCAATTTTGGAATAGCAGACAGTCTCTTGAAGGCCTGTCTGTTCGCTCCATCATTTTTGGGGTGTTTCAGTCCCTAGTGGTCCTCCTCTACATTCTGGACAACGAAACCAATTTTGTGGTGCAGGTCAGCGTCTTCATTGGACTTCTCATTGACCTGTGGAAAATCACCAAGGTCATGGATGTCAGA TTGGACAGAGAGAACAAAATTGCCGGAGTGATCCCAAGATTAGTATTCAAAGACAAGTCAACATACGTGCAGTCTTCAACCAAAATTTACGATGAT ATGGCCTTCAAGTACCTGTCATGGCTGCTCTATCCTCTGTTTGGCTGCTATGCGGTCTATAGTTTATTGTATGTAGAGCACAAAGGGTGGTACTCGTGGGTACTCGGCATGCTTTATGGCTTCTTGTTAACCTTTG GTTTCATTACAATGACGCCACAACTATtcatcaactacaaaatgaaaTCTGTAGCCCACCTCCCATGGAGGATGCTCACCTACAAGGCTCTGAACACTTTCATTGATGACCTCTTTGCCTTCGTCATCAAGATGCCCATGATGTACAGGATAGGATGCCTCAGAGATG ATGTGGTGTTCTTCATCTACCTTTACCAGCGCTGGATCTATCGGGTTGATCCCAACAGAGTCAATGAGTTTGGCACCAGTGGAGTGGACCACACTCAGAACAGCACAGCAGAGGCAGCAAATGCTGTAGCTGTCATGGATAAACCAGAGGGGGAGAAGAAAAATGATTAA
- the clptm1 gene encoding cleft lip and palate transmembrane protein 1 isoform X1, with product MATQESESTKASASNGEVKMNGTVVAVSSNGTPATTDDQTVQTAGNAQDPQQQQQQQQAPNAWQVIKGVLFRIFIIWAISSWFRRGPSTPDPNTPAGAPRLPSRNLFPKDTLMDLYVFISQEEVFSDFNNTDALFWFHRDLVYGDWSTGEDGDGCYQQYKELDIPEKLQHNGSLYMHVYFTKSGFHPDPKRKGQYRRLATVHSTKMLNKFKRRKFLKTKNLLTGETEADPEMIKRAESHGPVEIISHWHPNLTINMVDDHTAWVKGSVPPPLDQYVKFDAVSGDYYPIVYFNDYWNLQKDYYPINETLTKLPLRLNYCPLSLWRWQLYAAQNARSPWNFLPEDTYEQSDEDQDSVKVALLETNPYLLGLTIVVSIVHSIFEFLAFKNDIQFWNSRQSLEGLSVRSIIFGVFQSLVVLLYILDNETNFVVQVSVFIGLLIDLWKITKVMDVRLDRENKIAGVIPRLVFKDKSTYVQSSTKIYDDMAFKYLSWLLYPLFGCYAVYSLLYVEHKGWYSWVLGMLYGFLLTFGFITMTPQLFINYKMKSVAHLPWRMLTYKALNTFIDDLFAFVIKMPMMYRIGCLRDDVVFFIYLYQRWIYRVDPNRVNEFGTSGVDHTQNSTAEAANAVAVMDKPEGEKKND from the exons ATGGCGACACAGGAGAGCGAGTCAACTAAGGCTTCTGCGAGCAACGGCGAGGTAAAAATGAATGGCACTGTTGTGGCG GTGAGCAGCAATGGCACTCCTGCAACGACAGATGACCAGACCGTGCAGACAGCAGGAAATGCACAGGaccctcagcagcagcagcagcagcagcaagcgcCTAATGCATGGCAGGTCATTAAAGGAGTTCTCTTTAG GATCTTTATAATCTGGGCCATCAGCAGCTGGTTCCGCCGAGGGCCGTCCACTCCCGAcccaaacacacctgcaggagCCCCCAGATTACCCAGCAGAAACCTCTTTCCCAAAGATACTCTTATG GACCTCTACGTGTTCATATCCCAGGAGGAGGTGTTCTCTGACTTCAACAATACAGATGCCCtgttctggttccacagagacCTCGTCTATGGAGACTGGAGCACAGGGGAGGATGGAGATGGCTGTTACCAGCAGTATAAAGAgttggacatccctgag AAATTGCAGCATAACGGCTCCCTTTACATGCATGTGTACTTCACAAAAAGTGGATTCCACCCAGATCCTAAACGCAAGGGGCAGTATCGCAGACTAGCAACAGTTCATTCAACAAAAA tgCTTAATAAGTTCAAACGGAGGAAGTTCCTCAAAACCAAGAATCTGCTTACAGGCGAGACGGAGGCTGATCCTGAGATGATTaag CGAGCAGAGAGCCATGGTCCAGTGGAGATTATCTCACACTGGCACCCCAATCTCACCATCAACATGGTAGATGATCACACAGCCTGGGTGAAGGGCTCTGTTCCACCCCCTCTAGACCAGT ATGTTAAGTTTGATGCTGTCAGTGGTGACTACTACCCCATCGTGTACTTCAACGACTACTGGAACCTTCAGAAAGACTACTACCCCATCAATGAGACGCTGACCAAATTGCCGCTGCGCCTCAACTACTGCCCGCTGTCCCTGTGGCGCTGGCAGCTTTATGCCGCACAGAATGCACGCTCCCCGTGGAATTTCCTACCTGAGGATACCTATGAGCAGTCAGATGAAGACCAGGACTCTGTTAAG GTTGCTCTTTTGGAAACCAACCCCTACCTACTGGGGCTCACCATTGTTGTCTCCATAGTGCACAGCATCTTTGAATTTCTGGCCTTCAAGAACG ATATCCAATTTTGGAATAGCAGACAGTCTCTTGAAGGCCTGTCTGTTCGCTCCATCATTTTTGGGGTGTTTCAGTCCCTAGTGGTCCTCCTCTACATTCTGGACAACGAAACCAATTTTGTGGTGCAGGTCAGCGTCTTCATTGGACTTCTCATTGACCTGTGGAAAATCACCAAGGTCATGGATGTCAGA TTGGACAGAGAGAACAAAATTGCCGGAGTGATCCCAAGATTAGTATTCAAAGACAAGTCAACATACGTGCAGTCTTCAACCAAAATTTACGATGAT ATGGCCTTCAAGTACCTGTCATGGCTGCTCTATCCTCTGTTTGGCTGCTATGCGGTCTATAGTTTATTGTATGTAGAGCACAAAGGGTGGTACTCGTGGGTACTCGGCATGCTTTATGGCTTCTTGTTAACCTTTG GTTTCATTACAATGACGCCACAACTATtcatcaactacaaaatgaaaTCTGTAGCCCACCTCCCATGGAGGATGCTCACCTACAAGGCTCTGAACACTTTCATTGATGACCTCTTTGCCTTCGTCATCAAGATGCCCATGATGTACAGGATAGGATGCCTCAGAGATG ATGTGGTGTTCTTCATCTACCTTTACCAGCGCTGGATCTATCGGGTTGATCCCAACAGAGTCAATGAGTTTGGCACCAGTGGAGTGGACCACACTCAGAACAGCACAGCAGAGGCAGCAAATGCTGTAGCTGTCATGGATAAACCAGAGGGGGAGAAGAAAAATGATTAA